A single Struthio camelus isolate bStrCam1 chromosome 8, bStrCam1.hap1, whole genome shotgun sequence DNA region contains:
- the PGM1 gene encoding phosphoglucomutase-1, with protein sequence MVQIVTVKTRPYADQKPGTSGLRKRVKVFQSNAHYAENFIQSIVATVPPDERQAATLVVGGDGRFYMKDAVRLIVRIAAANGIGRLVIGQNGILSTPAVSCIIRKIKAIGGIILTASHNPGGPNGDFGIKFNIANGGPAPEGITDKIFQISKKIEEYAICPDLQVDLGTIGKQQFDLENKFKPFTVEIVDSVEAYANMLRNIFDFSALKELLSGKNHLKIRIDAMHGVVGPYVKKILCEELGAPANSAVNCTPLEDFGGHHPDPNLTYAADLVQTMKTGEYDFGAAFDGDGDRNMILGKHGFFVNPSDSVAVIAANIFSIPYFQQTGVRGFARSMPTSGALDRVAHATKIALYETPTGWKFFGNLMDANKLSLCGEESFGTGSDHIREKDGLWAVLAWLSILATRKQSVEDIMKDHWQKYGRNFFTRYDYEEVDAEAANKMMKDLETVMFDRSFVGKQLSCGDKVYTVEKADNFEYNDPVDGSVSRNQGLRLIFSDGSRIIFRLSGTGSAGATVRLYIDSYEKDAQKIHEDPQVMLAPLISIALKLSQLHERTGRTGPTVIT encoded by the exons ATGGTGCAGATCGTCACGGTGAAGACGCGGCCCTACGCCGACCAGAAGCCCGGTACCAGCGGGCTGCGCAAGCGGGTCAAGGTCTTCCAGAGCAATGCGCACTACGCCGAGAACTTCATCCAGAGCATCGTGGCCACCGTGCCGCCGGACGAGCGCCAGGCCGCCACGCTCGTCGTCGGCGGCGACGGCCGCTTCTACATGAAGGACGCCGTGCGCCTCATCGTCCGCATCGCCGCCGCCAACGGG ATCGGCCGCTTGGTCATCGGGCAGAACGGCATTCTCTCCACCCCAGCCGTGTCCTGCATCATTAGGAAAATCAAAGCCATCGGTGGCATCATCTTGACAGCCAGTCACAACCCTGGTGGGCCCAACGGGGACTTTGGTATTAAATTCAATATTGCCAATGGAG GCCCTGCTCCTGAGGGTATCACGGACAAAATTTTCCAAATCAGCAAGAAAATTGAAGAGTATGCAATCTGTCCCGATCTCCAGGTGGACCTGGGCACCATTGGAAAACAGCAGTTTGACTTGGAGAACAAATTTAAACCGTTTACAG TGGAAATTGTGGACTCAGTCGAAGCTTATGCGAATATGCTGCGGAACATCTTTGACTTCAGTGCACTAAAGGAACTGCTTTCCGGGAAAAACCACCTCAAGATTCGCATAGATGCTATGCATGGAG TTGTGGGCCCTTATGTAAAAAAGATCCTGTGTGAAGAGCTTGGAGCTCCAGCAAATTCAGCTGTGAACTGCACGCCACTCGAGGACTTTGGCGGCCACCATCCTGACCCCAACTTAACCTATGCTGCTGACCTGGTCCAGACCATGAAGACGGGAGAGTATGACTTTGGAGCTGCCTTTGATGGAGATGGG GATCGGAACATGATTCTTGGGAAACATGGCTTCTTTGTGAACCCCTCCGACTCCGTCGCCGTCATCGCTGCCAATATTTTCAGCATCCCTTACTTCCAGCAGACTGGCGTGCGCGGCTTTGCACGGAGCATGCCCACCAGTGGGGCTCTCGACAG GGTGGCCCACGCTACAAAGATTGCTTTGTATGAAACTCCGACTGGCTGGAAGTTCTTTGGAAACTTGATGGATGCAAACAAACTGTCTCTGTGTGGAGAGGAAAGTTTTGGTACTG GCTCCGACCACATCCGTGAGAAGGATGGCTTGTGGGCTGTCCTCGCCTGGCTGTCCATCCTAGCCACCCGCAAGCAGAGCGTGGAGGACATCATGAAGGATCACTGGCAGAAATACGGGAGGAACTTCTTCACCAG ATACGACTATGAAGAAGTGGATGCAGAAGCAGCTAATAAAATGATGAAGGATTTGGAGACTGTGATGTTTGACCGCTCCTTCGTGGGGAAGCAGTTATCGTGTGGTGACAAAGTCTACACGGTTGAGAAAGCTGATAATTTTGAGTACAATGATCCCGTGGATGGAAGCGTCTCCAGAAACCAG GGCCTGCGGCTCATCTTCTCCGACGGCTCCCGCATCATCTTCAGGCTCAGTGGCACTGGCAGCGCTGGAGCAACCGTGCGGCTCTACATAGACAGCTATGAGAAAGATGCGCAAAAGATACACGAAGACCCGCAG gtcaTGTTGGCACCTCTCATTTCTATTGCACTGAAACTTTCACAGCTTCATGAAAGAACCGGCCGCACCGGTCCGACCGTCATAACATAG